The genomic interval GCGGCAGAATAACACCCATATGCCGGAGCATATTCGTGATCGTTTGTGTCGTGTACGGGATTTCTGTAGTTTGATCGCCTGTCCCTGGCAGTCCCACCACAAGTCCATATCCGATAACACGATTGGAACGAACGCCACCAATACGCGCCAGCTCGCCGATGGTATCCGCGGATACCACCTGCAGGAGGCTGACACAGAGGATACCTAGCCCGATCAGAAGTTGACCTATCGTGCGCATGCTGCGTGAATGACCCCTCAAAATGGCCACAAATCTAAAAAGAAACGCGCCAGCCAGGGCATTCTGGCCGCCTCATATCCTTGCCCACTCCCCCGATATTCAACCCGGGCATTGGCGATCTCGGTCGACGGAACTGTGTCATCCACTACGTCCTCCTCGCGAACAACCCCAGACACCCGTATCCATTCGGCACCTGTGCCAGCGCCCGAATTAATTTCGGTCTGACCCACAATAGCGAGATTACCATTGGGCAGGATCTGAGTTACTGTCGCGGAAATCGTGCTGATAACCGTATTACTTTGTTGAGACGCCCCGGCCCCGGCACTACTAATGGAAGAAGATCCGGATACATTGGGCGCAATCTTTGCACCTCCCACATTACCGAAAGACAATGGCAATCCAAAAAAGCTACTGATTGCGTCGCCAATGGAGCTCTTGCGGCTCGTCGTATTTTGGATCGCATTGCTGGCGGTGGCGTTTTCTTGAATATCGACGGTAACCACATCGCCAACACGCCAATTTTGATGATCCGAGTACCAGTTCTCCGCTGTATCTTGCTGGTACACCTGCCCTGGGATCGACGGACCAGACGGACTG from Acidithiobacillus caldus ATCC 51756 carries:
- a CDS encoding flagellar basal body L-ring protein FlgH, producing the protein MPFHRSKPFTPLPLPPTTSPSGPSIPGQVYQQDTAENWYSDHQNWRVGDVVTVDIQENATASNAIQNTTSRKSSIGDAISSFFGLPLSFGNVGGAKIAPNVSGSSSISSAGAGASQQSNTVISTISATVTQILPNGNLAIVGQTEINSGAGTGAEWIRVSGVVREEDVVDDTVPSTEIANARVEYRGSGQGYEAARMPWLARFFLDLWPF